The Streptomyces cyanogenus DNA segment CGGGCCGGCCTTGACGTACTTCGCGAGCAGCTTGACCTCGACCACGGCGAGGATCGCGTACAGCGCGGTGAACACGGTCATCGAGGTGAGGACCTCGCCCTGGGAGACACCGGGGGAGACCGCGTCCCGGGTCCGCAGGACGCCGTAGACGACCCACGGCTGCCGGCCCATCTCGGTGAAGATCCAGCCCCAGGAGTTGGCGATCAGCGGGAAGGCCAGGGTCCACGTCGCGATGCGCCAGTACCAGGGGGTGAGCTTCGGGCTGAGCGCCTTGTTCTTGAACAGCACCAGGTGTGGCACCTCGTCGTCACCGACCCGCAGGTGCTGCGGCAGCATGAACTTCCTGCGGGTCAGCCAGAGCCCGGCCAGGCCGATGGCGAAGGAGGCCATGCCGAAGCCGATCATCCAGCGGAAGCCCCAGAAGGCGACCGGGATGTTGGGCCGGTAGTCGCCGGGCCCGAACTTCTGCTGCTCGGCCTTGTCGACGTCGTTGATGCCGGGCACGTACGAGGTGAAGTCGTCGTTGGCGAGGAAGGACAGTACGCCCGGGATCTCGATGGCCACGGTGTTGTGGCCCTTGTCCACATCGCCGTAGGCGAAGATCGAGAACGGCGCCGGCTTCTGGCCGTCCCACAGCGCCTCGGCGGCGGCCATCTTCATCGGCTGCTGCTTGAACATCACCTTGCCGAGGGTGTCGCCGCTGACCGCGGTGAGCAGACCGGCGATGACCACGGTGATCAGGCCGAGCCGCAGCGAGGTCTTCATCTCGCGTATGTGCTTCCTGCGGGCCAGGTGGTAGGCGGAGATGCCCACCATGAAGGCGCCACCGGTCAGGAAGGCCGCGGAGAGGGTGTGGAAGGCCTGGCTGAGGGCGGTGTTCTGGGTCAGTACGGCCCAGAAGTCGGTCAGCTCGGCCCGCCCCTTCACCTTGTCGATCTTGTAGCCGACCGGGTGCTGCATCCAGGAGTTGGCCGCGAGGATGAAGTACGCCGACAGGATCGTGCCGATCGAGACCATCCAGATGCAGGCCAGGTGGATCTTCTTGGGCAGCTTGTCCCAGCCGAAGATCCACAGACCGATGAAGGTGGACTCGAAGAAGAACGCGATCAACGCCTCGAACGCGAGCGGGGCACCGAAGATGTCACCGACGAAGCGCGAGTAGTCCGACCAGTTCATGCCGAACTGGAACTCCTGCACGATGCCGGTGACCACGCCCATCGCGATGTTGATCAGGAAGAGCTTGCCCCAGAACTTCGTCGCCCTGAGGTACTTCTCCTTCTCCGTGCGCACCCAGGCCGTCTGCAGCCCGGCCGTGAGGGCGGCCAGGGAGATCGTCAGTGGAACGAACAAGAAGTGGTAGACGGTGGTGATGCCGAACTGCCAGCGCGCCAGTGTCTCCGGCGCCAAAGCCAGGTCCACGTCGTCACTCTCCTTACTACGCCGTGGTACAGCGGCGGTTTGCCCCTTTTGCTGCACACATACGGAGCAAACGGGACCGAGCTTGTGAACGCGTTCACATTCACAAGCCATTATGACGCACTGATTTTCGGCCGCGGAAGGGGGGTCCCCCTTCGCCTTCCCGTCAAGACCTTGGCAGCGACTTCAACATCTTGTTGAATTGCGCGCCATGCAGATACGCATCTCCTGGCCCGCGGGGCACCTCACCGCGACCCTCGACGCAGACACCCCGACCACCCAGGCCCTCGCCAGGGCACTGCCCCTCGCTGCGACCGCGCGCACCTGGGGGGAGGAGGTGTATTTCGACACAGGCGTCTCTGTTTCACGTGAAACGGACGCCCGGCAGGTCGTGGAACCAGGCACGGTGGCCTTCTGGACGGACGGCGACGCACTCGCCCTCCCCTACGGCCCCACGCCGATCTCGCAAGGCGTGGAGTGCCGCCTCGCGAGCCCGTGCAACATCCTCGGCAGCGTGGACGGGGACGCCGGCCTCCTGTCGACCGTACGGGACGGCGACCCCGTCCGAGTGGAGCTGATCGAGGAGTAGAGCTGCTGCCGAGCTAGATCTCCTTGCGGAATCCCTCGGCCACCTTCAGGAAGATGTCGTTCGCCTCGGCCTCGCCGACCGTGACCCGCACACCCTCCCCCGGGAACGGCCGGATCACCACACCGTGCTCCTCACAGGCCTGTACGAACGGGACCGTACGCTCCCCCAGCCGCAGCCACACGAAGTTGGCCTGCGTCTCCGGCACCGTCCAGCCCTGGGCCCGCAGCGCGTCGACCACGCGCGTGCGCTCGCACACCAGCGAGCCGACCCGGCCCAGCAACGCGTCCTCGGCCCGCAGAGAGGCGATCGCCGCCTCCTGCGCCAGCTGGCTCACCCCGAACGGCACCGCCGTCTTGCGCAACGCCGCCGCCACCGGCTCGTGCGCGATCGCGAAACCGACGCGCAGCCCGGCCAGCCCGTACGCCTTGGAGAAGGTCCGCAGGACGCAGACGTTGGGGCGCTGACGGTACAGCTCGACACCGTCGGGCACCTCGGGGTCGCGGATGAACTCCCGGTAGGCCTCGTCCAGCACCACCAGCACATCACCGGGCACCCGGTCGAGGAACCGCTCCAGCTCGGCCCGCCGCACCACCGTGCCGGTCGGGTTGTTGGGGTTGCAGACGAAGATCAGCCGCGTCCGGTCGGTGATCGCGTCCGCCATCGCGTCCAGATCGTGCACGTCACCCGGCGTCAGCGGCACCTGCACCGAGCGGGCGCCGCTGATCTGCGTGATGATCGGGTACGCCTCGAACGACCGCCAGGCGTAGATCACCTCGTCGCCGGGACCGCTGGTGGCCTGGATGAGCTGCTGGGCGACACCCACCGAACCGGTGCCGGTCGCCAGGTGGGAGAGCGGCACACCGAAGCGGTCGGACAGCTCGTTCATCAGCCCGGTGCAGGCCATGTCCGGGTAGCGGTTGAAGTCGCAGGCCGCCGCGGTCACGCTCTCCAGCACACCGGGCAGCGGCGGGTACGGGTTCTCGTTGGAGGACAGCTTGTAGGCGACCGGGCCGCCGGTCGCGGCCGGCTTGCCCGGCTTGTAGGTGGGGATACCCTCCAGCTCGGCGCGCAGCTTGGGGCTCGTCTCGCTCACCGCAGTCCTCCTCGCGACCACCGGCGGCCCGTCGACACCACCGGCTTCCAATACTCCTCACCTTAAGAGGATTCGGCCCCGCTGCGTACAGGTGCGGGACACCCGGAAGCGCGGGCACCGTCCCGGGGAGTGGTGAATCCCACGCCCACCACCGGCATCAGGGGCATCGCCGCACGAAGGCGTACGTTTCGGGGGGCGCGCCGTACATATATCTATGCGCCCGTGGCTTGCGCCGTGGCGCGCGTCCCTCGTGAGGGTGAGTTGAGACCTCATCGAGACATCGGGCACTTGGCAGGCCCATCCGCGTCGACAGGTAACGTCTTACCATTGGATCGTTCAACTACCTTGATTTCCAAGGCAGTTGACGTCCAATGACCATGCAGAAACGTGCCTGTCAATGCGTGCATATGCGTCCGCACTACCCCACCTCATGAGCCCTACTATCGGCTCGCCATGACAGCAGCAGGGAAGCACCAGGTGAGCCGCGCGGAAACCTCACGTCGAGGCAGCCGGCCGGGCCGGGCGGGCATCAGAGACGTTGCCGCCGCCGGGGTCTCCATCACGACCGTGTCCGACGCCCTCAACGGCAAGGGCCGGCTCCCGGATGCCACCCGGCGCCATGTCCGCGAGGTCGCCGACCGACTGGGGTACCGGCCCTCGGCCGCCGCCCGCACCCTCCGTACCGGCAAGTCGGGACTGATCGGCCTGACCGTGACGACGTACGGGGATGAACCTTTCACCTTCACGGAGTTCGCGTACTTCGCCGAGATGGCCCGGGCCGCCACCTCGGCCGCGCTCGCCCGCGGCTACGCCCTCGTCATCCTGCCCGCGACCTCCCGCCATGACGTCTGGTCCAACGTCGCCCTGGACGGCACGGTCGTCATCGACCCCTCCGACCAGGACCCGGTGGTCAGCGAACTCGTCCGGCAGGGCCTGCCGGTCGTCTCCGACGGCCGCCCGGCCGGCTCCCTGCCCGTCACCGCCTGGGTCGACAACGACCACGAGGCCGCCGTCCTCGGCATCCTCGACCACCTCGCCGACGCCGGCGCCCGCCGCATCGGCCTGCTCACGGGCACCACGACGGACACCTACACCCACCTGTCGACCACCGCCTACCTGCGCTGGTGCGAACGCGTCGGGCAGGACCCGGTCTACGAGGCCTACCCGGCGCACGACCCGTGCGCCGGCGCCGTCGCCGCCGACCGGCTGCTCGCCCGCCCCGACCGGCCCGACGCGGTCTACGGCCTGTTCGACCCCAACGGCACCGACCTGCTCGCCGCAGCCCGCCGCTACGGCCTGCGCGTCCCCGACGACCTGCTGCTGGTCTGCTGCAGCGAGTCCACCGTGTACGCCAGCACCGAGCCGCCCATCAGCACGCTCTCCCTGAAGCCGCGCCGCATCGGCACCGCCGTCGTCCAGCTCCTCATCGACGCCATCGAGGGCGTCGAGTCCGACCACACGGTCGAGCAGGTGATACCGACGGAGCTGATCGTGCGCACCTCCTCCCAGCGGCGGTCTCCGCGCACGACGGTCAGCCCCCCGCGCACACCGGACGACGCCTAGCGCGGGCTGCCGCGCCTGCCGGCTCGAAGCCCGGCCGGCGCGGCGAGGACACCGGGAGGCAACCCGTCGACAGAGGCCGGCAGGACGTGACATCGGGCGGTCGGCGCCCCGATCGGCCGACAGCCGGTCGAACATCTGCCCAAACGGGGCGAAAGCCGCGGTGAACCGGAGTCTTGTTCCGATTCACCACCCCTGGGTCATCACACGGCGCGACGCGCATTCCTATGATGGGCCCACGACACCGCGGACCGCTGCGACCAGGCAGTCCGAAGCGGTGCAGATGCGGCGCGATGGTGGAGGGGTCTGATGACTCAGGGGGCCGGTCAGGGACCCGAGGCGGAGCGGACGGCGACGCTGCGCGACTTCCGGGTGCCCGCGTACGTCCATGAGACCGGTCCGTACGTCCGCGGCATCCACCCCGGCGACGTCGTCCCGCCCTCCGACGAGGCGTACCCCGAGGGCTACACACCCACCCAGCGCGACCTGCCCGTCATCAACCGCGGCGACACCCTGCAGGTCCCCGTCGAGCCCGCCCCCGCCGCCGCCCCGGCGCCGCAGCCCGCGCCCGGACCCGGGCCCCTCTACGTCGTCGGTGACGTCCACGGCTACCTGGACGAGCTGGTGGCCGCCCTGCAGGAGCAGGGGCTGATCGACGCCTCGGGCCAGTGGTGCGCCGGCACCGCCCGGCTGTGGTTCCTCGGCGACTTCACCGACCGCGGCCCGGACGGCATCGGCGTCATCGACCTGGTCATGCGGCTGTCCGCCGAGGCCGCGGCGGCCGGCGGCTACTGCAAGGCCCTGATGGGCAACCACGAGCTGCTGCTGCTCGGCGCCAAACGGTTCGGCGACACCCCCGTGAACTCCGGTGCGGGCACCGCCACCTTCCAGGCGGCCTGGCTGCTCAACGGCGGCCAGAAGACCGACATGGACCGCCTCCAGGACCACCACCTGCAGTGGATGGCCCGCCTCGACGCCGTGGAGGAGGTCGACGGCTATCTACTGCTCCACTCCGACACCACCGCCTACCTCGACTACGGCGACTCCATCGAGGCGGTCAACGACACCGTCCGCGAGACGCTGACCCGCAACGACGCCGACGAGGTCTGGGACCTGTTCCGCAAGTTCACCAAGCGCTTCTCCTTCCGGGACGAGGGCGGCGCCGATGCCGTGCGCTCCCTCCTCGATACGTACGGCGGCACCCGGGTCGTTCACGGGCACAGCCCCATTCCCTACCTCCTCGGCGAGGTCGGCTCCGAGGACGGCGAGGAGAGCACCGGCCCGGTCGTCGAGGGACCGCACATCTACGCCGACGGGCTGGCCATCGCCATGGACGGCGGCGTCACCATGGCCGGAAAGCTGCTGGTCCAGCAACTTCCCCTGGATATCTGACCGTTCGACGGGCGGGCGTTCCCTGCCCGCGTACGCGCAGGCAAGGACGCAATTTCCGGCAATCCCCTGTCAACGCGCGCCGTCACGGCTCTACCATCGGCTTATCCGTAGCAGGCTCCCCTCCGTTTCTGCCCGACGGCTCGCCGGCGTGCGAGCCCCAAGCCCTACGGAGCATCGGGGGATGCACATGAACAGCGTTCCGCAGCACCTGCAGAGCGAGGACCGCCAGGAATTCGAGCGGCTCCTCGATGAGGCGCTGCGCTCCGCACCGCACCGACCGGAACTGACCGCCGTCGGCCAGCGCCTCAACCTCGAACAACTGCGCACCATGGCCCTCAGCGCCTCCGCCCTGATCACGGCAGCCGCGGCGGCCGAGTACCAGCACTACGTCAATCTCCGCGACGAACTGCGCCACCCCGCGCTGTCCGTCCCGCCCACCGCCGACAACTCCGATGTGGCGGACGACGGTTCGGGCACGGGTCTGGCCACCACCCTCGGCGAAGCCGCAGAGAGCACCGGCGCGGGCGCCATCGCGGTCATCGCCGTCCTGGCTCCGGTCCTCTCCGGAACCGCCGCGGTGATCTTCCTGCTCGTCGGCTACATCCTGAAGATGCTGGACCCCGGGCACACCCTCGCCCGGACCCTGCTCACCACCGGCTGGGTGTTCGGCGCCATCACCGCGGCGGCGATCCTCGTCGCCGCCGTGGGACTGCTGCTCACCGCCCTGCGCAACAGCAACCCGGCGGACGACCAGGCCCGGGACGCGGCCCACGAGGAGCTGGCCAGGGCCCGGGAGGCGTGGCGGGACGCCCTGCTGGAGCGCGGCATCCTGCCCTTTCTCCAGGAGGCACTCGCCGAGCCCGGCACGACCACCGTGCGCCACCCGGCTCCGCCGGCACCGACCGGCCGCATACCGCGCCTGGGCTACGACCGCCCCGGCTTCAGCAGCCCCGACGACGGCACCGGCTCCGGCCGCCCCAGCTTCACCAGCCCGGACTACACGAGCCCGGACTTCGGCGGCCCCGAGCACCAGCCCGAGTGACCCGGCTTGTCGCTGCTCCACACGCGGGAACACGGTCAGGAACACGGTGCGCCATCGAGGCCAAGCGCACCACCGGGCAATCGTCCTGGTCCCTGACCCGTGCCGACGCGGAGTCCGCGCCTCGCGCCCCGCCTGACGGCGGCGCGGAGACGCGGCCTCCTGGCACCCGGTCTCAGTCCGCGATCGGCAGGTACACCCGGTTCCCCGCCTCGGCGAACTCCTTCGACTTCTGGGCCATGCCCTCCTCGATCTCGGTACGACTGCCACCGTGCTCACGCCGGATGTCCTGCGAGATCTTCATGCTGCAGAACTTCGGGCCGCACATGGAGCAGAAGTGAGCCGTCTTGGCGGGCTCGGCCGGCAGCGTCTCGTCGTGGAACTCCCGTGCCGTGTCAGGGTCCAGGGCGAGGTTGAACTGGTCCTCCCACCGGAACTCGAAGCGGGCGTCGGACAGTGCGTCGTCCCACTCCTGCGCACCGGGGTGGCCCTTGGCGAGGTCCGCCGCGTGTGCGGCGATCTTGTAGGTGATGACGCCGGTCTTGACGTCGTCCCGGTTGGGCAGGCCCAGGTGCTCCTTGGGCGTGACGTAGCAGAGCATCGCCGTGCCCCACCAGGCGATCATCGCGGCACCGATGCCGGAGGTGATGTGGTCGTACGCCGGCGCGACGTCCGTGGTCAGCGGGCCGAGCGTATAGAACGGAGCTTCATCACAGATCTCCTGCTGAAGGTCGATGTTCTCCTTGATCTTGTGCATCGGGACGTGTCCCGGGCCCTCGATCATGGTCTGTACGTTGAAACGCTTGGCGATCCGGTTGAGTTCCCCGAGCGTCCGCAACTCCGCGAACTGTGCCTCGTCGTTGGCGTCCGCGATCGACCCCGGCCGCAGGCCGTCGCCCAGCGAGTACGTGACGTCGTAGGCGGCGAGGATCTCGCACAGCTCCTCGAAGTTCTCGTACAGGAACGATTCCTTGTGGTGCGCCAGGCACCACGCGGCCATGATCGAGCCGCCGCGGGAGACGATGCCGGTCTTGCGGTTGGCGGTGAGCGGGACGTACGCCAGCCGGACGCCCGCGTGGACGGTCATGTAGTCCACGCCCTGCTCGGCCTGCTCGATGACGGTGTCCTTGTAGATCTCCCAGGTCAGTTCCTCGGCCTTGCCGTCGACCTTCTCCAGGGCCTGGTAGAGCGGCACCGTGCCGATGGGGACGGGGGAGTTGCGCAGGACCCACTCGCGGGTGGTGTGGATGTTGCGGCCGGTGGACAGGTCCATGACCGTGTCGGCGCCCCAGCGGGTCGCCCAGGTCATCTTCTCGACCTCCTCCTCGATGGAGGACGTCACCGCGGAGTTGCCGATGTTGGCGTTCACCTTCACCAGGAACCGCTTGCCGATGATCATCGGCTCGATCTCCGGGTGGTTGACGTTGGCCGGCAGCACGGCCCGGCCCGCCGCGATCTCCTCGCGGACCACCTCGGGGGAGACGTTCTCCCGGATGGCCACGTACTCCATCTCGGGCGTGATCTCGCCGCGGCGCGCGTACGCGAGCTGCGTCACCGCCTGGCCGTCGCGACCGCGGCGCGGCTGGCGCGGGCGTCCCGGGAACACCGCGTCCAGGTTGCGCAGCCCGCCACGCGGCGAGGTGTGCTTGATCCCGTCGTCCTCGGGACGGACCGGACGGCCCGCGTACTCCTCGGTGTCCCCGCGGGCGATGATCCAGTTCTCCCGCAGCGGCGGCAGGCCCCGGCGGACGTCCGTGTCGACGAGCGGATCGGTGTACGGGCCTGATGTGTCGTACAACGTGACCGACTGCCCGTTGGTGAGGTGCACCTGACGAACCGGCACGCGCAGGTCGGAGCGCGAGCCCTCGACATACGCCTTGTGCCAGCCGATGGACTTCCCGGCCTCCTGCGACGTCTCGCTCTGAACGGAGGCAGGCGTGCGTGCGTCCTTGTTGGTCATGAGACCTACTCCCTACGCCGGCATTACCCGGTAACAGGTTCGGCGGTCGACGCAGCGGTGTCCGTCTGTCGACGCTTCCTGTGGAACATCGGTTGTTCCACGTGAAACATCGCGTGTACGGAGGTCAGCGCCCTCTCAGCCCGGTGCTCCGAGCTCCCGCGTGTGCAAAGGTGCCTCCACGCTAGCGTCATGTGTGGCGCGGTGAACAGTGGGCCCCCACCGTTCTTGCGATGATCGGGCGGTGACCAGGATGGAGCAGTACCCCTATCAGCCGCCCGAGCCGCACCGCCGAGACGGCACGGACGAGGGCGTCGCACACGGCAGCGGAGTCCGTGAAGGCAGCCGTGTTGCCGCTCCTGCGCACGGCCACCCGAACGGCACCAGTCACTCGAACGGCCAGGGTCACGCGCACGGCAACGGCCACGCGCACGGCCACAGTCACAGCCACGGACCCGCCGCCCCCGTGTCCAAGCACCTGCGCAAGGTCATCGCGGCGATCCTGGTGCCCTTCACGGCGGCGGTCCTGGTCGGTCTCGTGGTGCTCTGGCCGGGGACGGCCCCCTCCCACAAGCGCACGGGTGTCGGTTTCGACCGGCAGGCCCAGCAGGCCACGGTCACCCGGGTCGTCGAGGTCGGCTGCAAGTCGGTGAACGCCTCCGGTGGCGCCCCGACCGGCGACCCCTCCACCGCCGAGGGCACGTCGGCGCAGCAACAGGCCGACGGCACCTGCAAGAAGGCGACCGTCCGCGTCGACACCGGCAAGGACAAGGGCCGTACGTTCACCGAGATCGTGCAGCCGGACCAGACACGGCAGCTGCACCAGGGCGAGAAGGTCGTGGTCGCCTACGAGCCCTCGGCCCCCAGGGAGCTGCAGTATTCGGTGACCGATGTGGACCGCAAGTTCCCCATGGCTCTGCTCGCGGGCATCTTCGCGGTGGCCGTCGTCGTGGTGGGCCGGCTGCGGGGTGTCATGGCGCTGGTCGCCCTGGCCGTGAGCTTCCTGGTGCTGACGCTGTTCATCCTGCCGGCGATCCTGGAGGGGGCGAACCCGCTGGTGGTGGCCGTGGTGGGGTCGAGCGCCATCATGCTGATCGCCCTGTACATGTGCCACGGCCTGTCGGCGCGTACGTCGGTGGCCGTGCTCGGCACGCTGATCTCGCTGTCGCTGATCGGTGTGCTGGGCTCGCTCTTCATCGGCTGGGCGGCGCTGACCGGCAACACCGACGACAACACCGGCCTGATCCACGGCCTGTATCCGTCGATCGACATGAGCGGTCTGCTGCTGGCCGGCGTCATCATCGGTTCGCTCGGCGTCCTGGACGACGTGACCGTGACTCAGACCTCGGCCGTCTGGGAGCTGCACGAGG contains these protein-coding regions:
- a CDS encoding cytochrome ubiquinol oxidase subunit I, yielding MDLALAPETLARWQFGITTVYHFLFVPLTISLAALTAGLQTAWVRTEKEKYLRATKFWGKLFLINIAMGVVTGIVQEFQFGMNWSDYSRFVGDIFGAPLAFEALIAFFFESTFIGLWIFGWDKLPKKIHLACIWMVSIGTILSAYFILAANSWMQHPVGYKIDKVKGRAELTDFWAVLTQNTALSQAFHTLSAAFLTGGAFMVGISAYHLARRKHIREMKTSLRLGLITVVIAGLLTAVSGDTLGKVMFKQQPMKMAAAEALWDGQKPAPFSIFAYGDVDKGHNTVAIEIPGVLSFLANDDFTSYVPGINDVDKAEQQKFGPGDYRPNIPVAFWGFRWMIGFGMASFAIGLAGLWLTRRKFMLPQHLRVGDDEVPHLVLFKNKALSPKLTPWYWRIATWTLAFPLIANSWGWIFTEMGRQPWVVYGVLRTRDAVSPGVSQGEVLTSMTVFTALYAILAVVEVKLLAKYVKAGPPELTEADLNPPTKIGGDTSDADKPMAFSY
- a CDS encoding cyclophilin-like fold protein, which produces MQIRISWPAGHLTATLDADTPTTQALARALPLAATARTWGEEVYFDTGVSVSRETDARQVVEPGTVAFWTDGDALALPYGPTPISQGVECRLASPCNILGSVDGDAGLLSTVRDGDPVRVELIEE
- the hisC gene encoding histidinol-phosphate transaminase; amino-acid sequence: MSETSPKLRAELEGIPTYKPGKPAATGGPVAYKLSSNENPYPPLPGVLESVTAAACDFNRYPDMACTGLMNELSDRFGVPLSHLATGTGSVGVAQQLIQATSGPGDEVIYAWRSFEAYPIITQISGARSVQVPLTPGDVHDLDAMADAITDRTRLIFVCNPNNPTGTVVRRAELERFLDRVPGDVLVVLDEAYREFIRDPEVPDGVELYRQRPNVCVLRTFSKAYGLAGLRVGFAIAHEPVAAALRKTAVPFGVSQLAQEAAIASLRAEDALLGRVGSLVCERTRVVDALRAQGWTVPETQANFVWLRLGERTVPFVQACEEHGVVIRPFPGEGVRVTVGEAEANDIFLKVAEGFRKEI
- a CDS encoding LacI family DNA-binding transcriptional regulator; the protein is MTAAGKHQVSRAETSRRGSRPGRAGIRDVAAAGVSITTVSDALNGKGRLPDATRRHVREVADRLGYRPSAAARTLRTGKSGLIGLTVTTYGDEPFTFTEFAYFAEMARAATSAALARGYALVILPATSRHDVWSNVALDGTVVIDPSDQDPVVSELVRQGLPVVSDGRPAGSLPVTAWVDNDHEAAVLGILDHLADAGARRIGLLTGTTTDTYTHLSTTAYLRWCERVGQDPVYEAYPAHDPCAGAVAADRLLARPDRPDAVYGLFDPNGTDLLAAARRYGLRVPDDLLLVCCSESTVYASTEPPISTLSLKPRRIGTAVVQLLIDAIEGVESDHTVEQVIPTELIVRTSSQRRSPRTTVSPPRTPDDA
- a CDS encoding metallophosphoesterase, coding for MTQGAGQGPEAERTATLRDFRVPAYVHETGPYVRGIHPGDVVPPSDEAYPEGYTPTQRDLPVINRGDTLQVPVEPAPAAAPAPQPAPGPGPLYVVGDVHGYLDELVAALQEQGLIDASGQWCAGTARLWFLGDFTDRGPDGIGVIDLVMRLSAEAAAAGGYCKALMGNHELLLLGAKRFGDTPVNSGAGTATFQAAWLLNGGQKTDMDRLQDHHLQWMARLDAVEEVDGYLLLHSDTTAYLDYGDSIEAVNDTVRETLTRNDADEVWDLFRKFTKRFSFRDEGGADAVRSLLDTYGGTRVVHGHSPIPYLLGEVGSEDGEESTGPVVEGPHIYADGLAIAMDGGVTMAGKLLVQQLPLDI
- the thiC gene encoding phosphomethylpyrimidine synthase ThiC; this encodes MTNKDARTPASVQSETSQEAGKSIGWHKAYVEGSRSDLRVPVRQVHLTNGQSVTLYDTSGPYTDPLVDTDVRRGLPPLRENWIIARGDTEEYAGRPVRPEDDGIKHTSPRGGLRNLDAVFPGRPRQPRRGRDGQAVTQLAYARRGEITPEMEYVAIRENVSPEVVREEIAAGRAVLPANVNHPEIEPMIIGKRFLVKVNANIGNSAVTSSIEEEVEKMTWATRWGADTVMDLSTGRNIHTTREWVLRNSPVPIGTVPLYQALEKVDGKAEELTWEIYKDTVIEQAEQGVDYMTVHAGVRLAYVPLTANRKTGIVSRGGSIMAAWCLAHHKESFLYENFEELCEILAAYDVTYSLGDGLRPGSIADANDEAQFAELRTLGELNRIAKRFNVQTMIEGPGHVPMHKIKENIDLQQEICDEAPFYTLGPLTTDVAPAYDHITSGIGAAMIAWWGTAMLCYVTPKEHLGLPNRDDVKTGVITYKIAAHAADLAKGHPGAQEWDDALSDARFEFRWEDQFNLALDPDTAREFHDETLPAEPAKTAHFCSMCGPKFCSMKISQDIRREHGGSRTEIEEGMAQKSKEFAEAGNRVYLPIAD
- a CDS encoding YibE/F family protein, which gives rise to MEQYPYQPPEPHRRDGTDEGVAHGSGVREGSRVAAPAHGHPNGTSHSNGQGHAHGNGHAHGHSHSHGPAAPVSKHLRKVIAAILVPFTAAVLVGLVVLWPGTAPSHKRTGVGFDRQAQQATVTRVVEVGCKSVNASGGAPTGDPSTAEGTSAQQQADGTCKKATVRVDTGKDKGRTFTEIVQPDQTRQLHQGEKVVVAYEPSAPRELQYSVTDVDRKFPMALLAGIFAVAVVVVGRLRGVMALVALAVSFLVLTLFILPAILEGANPLVVAVVGSSAIMLIALYMCHGLSARTSVAVLGTLISLSLIGVLGSLFIGWAALTGNTDDNTGLIHGLYPSIDMSGLLLAGVIIGSLGVLDDVTVTQTSAVWELHEANPSMGWRGLYRAGIRIGRDHIASVVNTLVLAYAGAALPLLLLFSIAQSSVGTVANSELVAEEIVRTLVGSIGLVASVPVTTALAALVVSADRSGPDAAGPAGAQPAPARGGRGRRRKR